The following is a genomic window from Chryseobacterium ginsenosidimutans.
ATTGCAATAAAAACTTCTTTTTATGGCAGTAAATTCAGAAAAATTCAATAATTTAATTTCAAATTAAATTATTGAAATAATAAAATGTAATATGGACATTGGCTTTAATAAATAAGTGCTAATATCTGTTTGAATCAAGTAGAAGACGAAATGATTTGCTCATTATTTTAATTGTTTTCATTGGTGTATAATTTAATATACGTAAAATTATATTACCAGAAATAACATAAATAGTAAAAGAAGATCATGAATCTAAACTATGAATTAGTTTAGATACTTAAAAAAAATCGAAAGTTTATGATTGATAAACAATATATTACATATTTATATATTAATTTTGCAGATTCAAAAATTGAATGTAAATTTGATAATGTAATATAACACGACATGTTTTGTCGTTAGCACCGATTATATTTGTTTCATTAACCTTACTATCAAATTAATCTATTATGAAAGCAAATGAAATCTCAAAATATATTATTAGTTTAACAATAAATAATCCAGAAGAAGATTTAACTAACATGAAATTGCAAAAAATATTGTATTATTTGCAGGGTTATTATTTAGCTATTTTTGATAATTATTTATTTACTGATGATATTGAGGCATGGAAGTATGGTCCAGTAGTTTGTGAAGAGTATCATACTTACAAAGGTTATGGAAATAATTCTATTGTAATTCCTGAAACTGATCACAATTTTAGTTATTTAAATACAACTCAAAAAACATTTATTAATAAAGTATATAGTCATTACAGACAATTTTCAGCAATTAAACTAATGGAATTAACACATAAAGAAGAGCCTTGGTTAAAAACTTATGGTAAGGCTAACATTATTGAGAAAGATGATCTAAAAAAGTTTTTTAATGATTCTATTCTTAAAGAACAATTTATTTTATTGGATAAAAAAGAAGAAAGAAGAAAAGCAGCCGAATTTTTATTAGCCGACTATTTATATGATAGCGACTTAACAGAGTTAACATTTTCTGACAAGGACGATATATATGAAAACTAAACAAATCTGGTGGATAAATTTTAATCCGAGTACTGGTGCTGAGATAACAAAATCTAGACCTGCAGTTATTGTTAGTGATGATTCTATAGGTATCTTGCCATTACGAGTTGTAGTTCCTATTACTGATTGGAAAGAGAGATATAACAATGCTGATTGGATGGTTAAACTCATTCCTGATAGTAATAATGGTTTGACAAAGGAATCTGTAGCTGACTGCTTTCAAGTTAAATCTTTATCAACCGACAGATTTGGGGATATAATCGGAATTTTAGATGATGGAAATTTTGATAAAGTAAAAAATTCCTTGAAAAATGTATTTGATTTATAAAGAGAACTCAATCAGTTCTCTTTTTTATTGCATATTAACTTATTCAAATTGTG
Proteins encoded in this region:
- a CDS encoding Panacea domain-containing protein, coding for MKANEISKYIISLTINNPEEDLTNMKLQKILYYLQGYYLAIFDNYLFTDDIEAWKYGPVVCEEYHTYKGYGNNSIVIPETDHNFSYLNTTQKTFINKVYSHYRQFSAIKLMELTHKEEPWLKTYGKANIIEKDDLKKFFNDSILKEQFILLDKKEERRKAAEFLLADYLYDSDLTELTFSDKDDIYEN
- a CDS encoding type II toxin-antitoxin system PemK/MazF family toxin, producing the protein MKTKQIWWINFNPSTGAEITKSRPAVIVSDDSIGILPLRVVVPITDWKERYNNADWMVKLIPDSNNGLTKESVADCFQVKSLSTDRFGDIIGILDDGNFDKVKNSLKNVFDL